A window of Limnochordia bacterium genomic DNA:
GACCCTTCCTTAGCACAGGATTCAAGGCTCAAAGATCACCTAGACGGCCAACTCATGAAGATACTATCCAGCAATGTTGCCAGTCAGTCTTTAAAGCCGTACCGTCTCATGTCCATGCCCGGATGGCCTTGTTCCTTGAAAATATAATTTTCGTTAGAGATAGATGAAAATCCTGCCAAGTGATCCACTCAGTAGGGGAAGTCTTCAGGAAGGGCCTCTTCTTCCCAGTAGGGCTTACGACCAATAACCCGGTAGATCTCTTCTTCAACATTTTCCACCGGGCGAGATAGGTCTGGCAGCTTGGTGAGGCTTTCCTGGGTCACATAGGTATAGACCCGGTTATCCTCTATGTCACGTACGGCGTCACTAGGGACGATCAGATGCTTGCCACTTTCCTGGCAGTAAACGATGAAATAACGGATGGTATACATGTCAACTTCTATGATCTGACGGACAATCCGTCCCAACACACGCCCCTCAGCGCTGACCAGTTCCGACTGCCACAGATCACGGTTTTTTGTCTCTAAAAGCCTTCGTTTCGCACCAGTCTCCTGGTTCATCAATCGGCCTCCTCTAAGGCACCCTCTAGGTGCCAAGTCCCTGCACCTACGACTTTGATCACAACTTCCTTTCCCCACAGGTTTTGGTCACCGGGAAATAGCACAAGCTTGTTAGTCCGGGTTCTGCCCGAAAGCTTTTTAGCATCGTCCTTGCTCGTTCCTTCGACCAAGACTGTTTGTCGTGTACCAATTAGCTTTTGGTTCTTCTCAAAGCTAATCTGATTCTGCACTTCGATCAACCGACTAATCCGATCTGACTTGACTTCATCGGGTACCTGCCCTTTCATCGCAGCGGCTTTGGTGTTTTTTCGGGGTGAATAGATAAAGGTAAAGGCACTATCAAATCTGATCTGTTCTACGGCGGATAGGGTATCCGCAAAATCCTCCTCGTCTTCTCCGGGAAAACCCACCATCAGGTCCGTGGTCAGACTAATCTGGGGGACCTCGCTTCTTATTCTTTCCACCAGTTCCAAATAGTATGCCCTGGTATACCTGCGGTTCATCGCCTTCAGAATCCGATCACTTCCTGCTTGTAGTGGCAAGTGCAAGTGCTCACAGACCTTCTCCAGTTGCCCTAAAGCTTTAATCAATTGGGGTGAGCAGTCCTTAGGGTGACTGGTCATGAACCGAATCCGGCAAATCCCGGGGATGTCATCTAATGCCCCTAGCAGATCCGCAAAGGAAGGCTGGCCCACAAGGTTTTTCCCATAGGAGTTGACATTTTGCCCAAGCAATGTGATCTCTTTAATCCCCGCATCGGCCAGTTGCTTGACTTCATCTATGATATGCTCCACCGGTCGGCTCCGTTCCCTACCTCGGGTGTAGGGAACTATGCAATAGGTGCAGAAATTGTTACAACCGTGGATCACATCCACCCAAGCCTTAAGTTTATCCTCTCGGAAAGTAGGATGAATGTATACTCCATCACTTTTATCCCAAACCTCAATGACTCTCTCCCCGGCAAGACAGCGTTTTAACAGTTCTGGCAAACGGTGGATGTTATGGGTACCGAAAATGAGATCCACATGGGATAACCGTTTGATAATCACCGGTAGCTCTGCACTTTGCTGAACCATACAGCCACAAACACCGATCAAGCGACCGGGTTTTTCCCTTTTCCAAGCTTTTAGTCCACCTACTTGCCCGTAGAGCTTACGTTCCGGATTCTCCCGGACACAACAAGTGTTATAGATCACAAGGTCAGCCTCATCAAGTTCTTGCGTAAGAGTATGACCACATTGGATTAAGTAACCTGCAATCTTCTCAGAGTCATGAAAATTCGCTTGACAACCTAGGGTAACAGTCATGAATTTCAACTTATACTACCCCCATTTTATCTTCCCTGCAATCGCCAACTCAATCGCCGTGCAACCTCTTGAATGGTGGGTTCTGCGTATTGGAAAAACATTTGAAATCCCGGGCAAAATACGTCCAAGTTCTTCTGTCCTGAGTGGACAGGTTCCTTGCGGCGGCGACAACCGCCATGGCACAGATAGTACCAACGGCATTTCCTACAATCATCATGTATAAGGTCCAAGGAGGAGCGAACGAATTCCTTTGCCGCAGGTGACCTGCTAAGCTCCACCAAGGAAGCTTCATTGATGTTTCCCATATACCAGGCATCGCTGACATAGAAATCGCAAGGATAAACCCCACCGTCGGCCTCGATCACAAACTGAATGCTACAGTGCCCCTGCTGGTCGCATGCTTCGGGAGGATAGCCTAAGGCCATTTGAATCAGGTTATCAAAATACCTAATACTAACAGGCCGGGTGCTTTCTAGGTCCTTTACATATAAGTTAAACAACACACACAAGAATCTACCATAGTCCTCGGCACTCAAGGAAAAAGACGTCTGTTCCCCATCTAAGGCATCCAAACAGGGAATAAACTGCAAGTAGTTAAAGCCTTGTTTTTTCATGAAATTATAGATCCTTTGGGGATGCCGGGCTACGGTGGAGTTTACCACACTGAGAATATTAAACTCTACTTGGTAACTCTCCAGCACCTGGGCAGCGTTCATAACTTGTCCAAAGGTACCCCGACCATGGATATCCTTACGATGCAAATCATGGATCCTCTTCGGGCCATCTAATGATAAACCAACCAGGAAATCATGGTCTTTCAAAAACTTGGCCCACTCTTTATCTAGAACAATCCCATTGGTCTGCAGAAAGTTCTTTACTTGCACACCCCGGGGTCTGTATTTCTCTTGTAGCTCAATCAGTCTCTCATAAAACGGTAGACCGGCTAGGGTTGGCTCTCCCCCTTGAAACGCAAAGCCGCAGTACCCGTCAGCAAACTCAAAAGCCCTTTTTACCAAATTCTCCAGAGTCTCTATCGACATGGTCCCGTAGTTGGGTGTTGAGCGCATGGCTGCAAGCGAATGGTAGAAACAGTAATCACAGCGCAGATTGCAGCTACTAGAGGCCGGCTTAATTAGTAGATTAACTGCAGGCATCCTAATCCTCCCTAGCGTTTGTTCCGTTCAATACTGCTCCCACCCCCAGGTCCAGCTTGGCCCCTTCTGCCAAACTGATGCCGGTGGCCTCTGCCACCACTAGGAGGAGAGTAACGATAGGTTCCTCCGGACACCCGCAACGCTTTTCCATCAATGATAGCATTGGCTGTTTTTTCTCGGGCACTGGTTAGAATCCTTTGAAAGGTGGCGCGGGATATATGCATGCTTGCCGCACAGGATTCCTGATCTAGTTTTTCCACATCCTTCAGTCGCATAGCCTCTACTTCTTCAACGGTCAAGACAATCTCTTCTAGTTCCTTGGCAGGAATACCCGCAGGTTTGAAATAGGTAGCATGGGGAACAAATTCTACTCTACGAACTTTTGGCGGTCTAGCCACAAAATCACGTCTCCAACTGAGTTCTCTACACGCTAATTATACTGCGTCTGTGCTCCCTGGTCAAACTCACAACCAGATCCCTGCCAACAGGATAAGTCTTCCCCATACAACAATCAAGTCGTCGTATATACATGCTAACACGCCGACTCTCACATTGGAGAGAGCAGAGAAGATAACTGGATATGATCTAAGTATGCTATTTCCGCCATGGAACAACCCAATTAAGTACCATCACACCTTTTCCTGGAGGTTATGGAGCCTTCTGGTACCCAGACTGCTGTGTCTATCATCCGATTACTAGACTACCTTCTAATAGAAGTTCAAACCATATGATTCACAATAGCTAAGCAGCTTGAACGGAGGGCGGGAAAACGTTGCCCACACCCCTTGTTTCCATGAAAATTGCATACCCTTAACCTAGGCTATTCAGAGCGGAGATAACCGACGTTCGGACCCACTATGAACCAAAAGACACCTCCACGCTGCTTTGTAAGCAACGCGCCTTGGACTGGCGACCAATTCCAGGGTATCCCATTGCCAATTACTTAGCCTCTCAGCAACATACGTCCGCACACCATCTAGCCTTTCAATAGTAAGGATAACGTCCTTATACCGTTCCCCCATAGTTCTCTATGACTGTTTTAATCTGGTCAAACTGGGCATCGTCTATCACCACGGTCAACAGATAGGTAGGTCCAAGCAGATATGAACTACTTAAGCCACTCTCTGTTGTCTGAGTCCCGTCTAGAACGTCAGCACTACCTACTCCTTCTAAAGAATTAATGCCACCACTGAATAAACCACCTCGGTAGCGCATGGGATCTTGTTCATAGAGACTAACTCGATCCAAGCGCACATCCAGGATGCCCTCCTCCTGTAATCGCTGTAAGGCCGCCGCCGCGTTGTTCTTTGAACTGAAGTAACTAAGAATGGATTTTTGACCTGCCACCGTTGCATCCTCCTTCCTTTAGTACTATAATTCCCAATAGTGGAAGAGTGGATACCACAGGCTAGGTGTTATCGTTGCCCAATTTGACTAGTTGCTGCTTGAGGTCCCCACACTTACCACAGGACTTTTCTCTGTTAACGGCGAATTAACAGATAACTGTAGTAATTAAAGGAGGTCTAGGCAATGCGCAAATTCACCTTTGCTGCAATGATGCTTGTAATTGTATTAACCCTATGTTCTACTTTAGCGGCCGCCGCGGTCCGCACCTATCAGGTTAAGGCCGGTGACACGCTCTACTCAATCTCTTTGCGTACCGGGGTCTCTGTTTCAGAGCTTATGCGTCTGAACAATATTACCAACCCTGATACGCTATCCGTTGGTCAAGTACTAGTACTCGACCAGGGACTTCCCCAAAACGGACAGACGGGCAATGACGACGGGCTTTTGGGGAGTCTGTGGAGTTGGACCCAAAACTATGGATGGATCGGTATCTTTCTCCTTCTAAAGTCCGTGGGGATTCTCTAAGACTCCGACGACAGGGCTTTTGCACGCCCTGTCATCCTTCTTTACTTTTTTCTCGGCATAAAAGCTGGTAAATCGGCACATAATCTAAATGAACTTCCAAATATCCTACTTTCAAACGAAGAAGGGGGAGCCTACATAATGTCCTTTGGAGAGGCGAATCAGACTTGGTCCACCAAGGAACTAAGCATTATTCAAGACTGTGTCCGAGAAGCGGTACAACAGGGTCTACCCAAAGCCGATGGATTCCGTAAGGCCCATGAATTTCTGCCCAATCGTACCTTAGCTGGCATTACAAACTGCTACTACACTAAGTGTGTGAAAAAGGAGCAAACACCGGAGCAATCGGAACCAGCCATGGAGATCCTGAATCTTTTGCAGGATCTTAAAGACCAGCTTAGCGACGTTGAGGCACGACTAAGCAAACTGGAAGGTCACCATGGCAGCACCAATTGGTCTCAGGTACTCAGTGACCTTGCTACAAGTCTGCAGGACTATGACAAAGTCAAGGAAGAAACGGCCCAGTTACGGGAGCAACTAGAGCACGGTTTAGATACAGAATTGATGGAGGAGCTTAACGAGATTTATCAACGATACTGTATTCAGCAAGTGATGAGCCTTCAGGAGCTGAAGACAAGATTAGGGAATATCCTCCAAAGGGACAAAAGCCAGCAGGCCTCTTAGGCAAGCGGGCTTTGCCCGCTTAAGGCCCTGTTAGGCACGCTTGGGTATACTCCCTTTTGAACTAGTTTTTCTGCAAAGACTGCAAACTCCGATAATCATGACTATTAACCATCTCAATAATCTCCTGGTTGAGCACCCGCACAAAAGTACCCTTCATCCCAAGGGATCTTGATTCGAGGATGTTGGCCGAACGGAGCTTCTTCAGAGCATTGACAATGACCGATCTGGTAATTCCCAATTCAGCAGCAACCTCGCCAGCAACAAAGAAACCTTCATAGTTGACATCTAAACAGGTGAAGATCTTCTGCAATGTAATAATTTCTGAATACGATAGGGCTTGTAAAGCCTTTCGGGCCTGGATTCTAGCCCTCAATTTGCTCTGCTCCACCCCTGCCAATTCCTTGCCCAACAATAAGCCCAGGACTCCCCCCATGTATTCCGAGATCAACTCATGCTTTTGCGTGATCTTATTAGGCAAAGACACTACACACAACGTGCCTACGGCAGTACCCCCATACTTCAGTGGATTCACTAGAGTATCTTTGCCGGACACCAATTCTTTATATACATGGATACTAGCATACTTGTCGAGCAGTTCTAGAATAGTACCCTCCGCTACCCATTGTTCTTCCACCAAGCTGATATCATCTTGCTGACAGAAGCCTAGTAGGTTACCTTCATCGTCAACTAAGTACACGTTGCACTCAGGAACAACCCGTCCAAATACTTCAACTAATTGATCATAATTAGCAGGGAGTATTTCAGTGTGGAAGTAATCAATGAGAGGGCGCAGATATTTCTCCATGGGACATCCCCTCTCCTATCATGACCTAGTTTTCCAGTCCATCTGTTCCCAGCTGGCAGAACTAACGGGCACCTCCTTACGCTGGAGCGACGCCCTTACTACTATGCATAAACCCCACCTGAACGTGAGGGTTCTTTACTGCATGCCTACCACCACATGTAACGAAGCCTAGATATGCCCTTTAAATACCCCCCTGCCACATTCATTTTTTACCTCCGCATACCCTAAAGCGCAGGCCTCACTGATCCCGGTTTCCTCAACGCTACAGTACGCGTAACTGACCCAAGTATCCACTGTTAACCTACAGAAACAACTTTTGCCAATATAATCTCAGTTTACAATTTTTTTCTTCTAAATTATACCTGTAATATCCTTAATTGTCAACTAACGACGGAGCCGTTAAGCGGACTGAGGCTCAAGATCACACGTCTTCTAGTATCTCCTCCCGAATAAATCGTGCCTTTGCTCGATTCCCTTTAACCTCCACCACTCGATATAGTCTATTGTCCCCGGTAATCAGTTCATCACCAACCCGCACCGTTACCTCTGTATACATAAGGTACTTTGCATCGACCTCATCAACGATTACGTAATAGGGTGGCCTGTTAATTGGATTAGGAGGGATTTCCTCTATGGGCAAGACTCCCCCAAGAAACAAAGCTCCAAAAAGCAAAATGAGCAGGATTATGGAAAATATGAAGCGCTTCAACACTTTCTACCTCCCACTTTATCCTGCCCATTTGCTTGAGGTTCAATGTGTTACTTTATCAAAGCTATAATCAAGCTTAGCACTGCCACTAATTGCATGGTCTTGACCTTACCTTCCAGGGCTTCCACATGAGCATTACTAGTCTGACGATAACTAGTAAACTGCTGAGTTAAGTTCTCCAACTTATCCACTAACTGACTTTCACTGATCCGGTAACCGGATACGTGGGCGGCAACTTCCTCAGCTAGATTAGTGTTCAAGTACTCAATCTGAGTACCTAGATCCTCCACCCGACTGCTTAGGCCTTTAATCTCCATCTGCAGCTTTGCTTCCGATCCAGCAAGTTCCTGGATCCGGCGCCGCTCCATTGTCTCTAGATTGCTTGATACATTGCTGTCAAGTTTTTGGTGATCCGCAAGCAATGATTGGAGATCGCTCTCGAGAACATCGTACTTTTGTGAAATAACCTCCAACTTGGCAGTTATACTACTCTGACCGTCTTCAAAGTCGGTACCAAGTAGGCCTAGTTCCAGTCTTGTCTCCGCAAGTTCCTGCTTTAGTACGCCTAGTTGTCCCTCGAGATCAGCCAATTTTGCACCTTGATCACTAAGTGCACTTTGGTGTTCAAGAAGGCCTTTGTTGATCCTCTCATCTTCCCTTTGCAGCGCCGTAATCGAATCCTCCAACGCAACCAATCGCTGTGTAAGAGTAGCTTCTGCGTTGGCTTGCCGCTCGGTTAGTCTTTGGTGATCATCGGCTAGCAAATTGAACCGATCTGTCAATTCCCCAAGGAGCTTCTCCTGTTGACTTAGGGCTGCCTGTTGTGCTCCAGTGTATTCCTGCAAAGCTGCTAACACCTGATCCCGTTCGCTTAGAGCCTCTTCAATCTTGTCAATTTCCCCCTGAAGCTGTGAGGTCACCTGCTGCAAATTGGTCAAAGCCGCATCTTGTTGCTCCAACAGCGAGCCATGTGTGGCAAGCAAATCCTGCAAAGCCAACAGGGTCTGCTTGTGTTCCCCCAAGGATAATCCATGGGTTGAGAGGGTTTTCTGAACGGTGTCTAGGACCTTATTATGTTCCTCCAACGACTTGCTTTGGGCATCAAGCATTTTCTTAAGCTCATCCCTGGTTCCACTGAGCTGACTGGACAAATCTGGTTGCAGGACCCCCACAACATCCTCCAGAGTATATAAATTAACCTGCAACTCACCTAGTATTGCAGCTGTCTCCTCGGCATTTCGCCCCAAAAGCTCCCTCAATTCTCCTAAGCCATCGGTCAACTCCAGGATCTGCCTTTGACGATCCTCGATTTCCTTCTGCATCAAATCATCTAGCTGGGAAAGGTTTAGATCCATCTCCAGCGATCGTTCTTCTAGTTCGCTAATTCGCCAGGACATTTCCTTGACTGAATCCCGCAAACTGGTGACGTCCGCTTGTATCGAGTCCACCTGGCTGTTCAAGCTAGCAAGGTCACTTTCGGATAGCCCCAAGCGAGTAGCAAGACCGGTATTCTCCTCTGTCAGAGTCCCCATCAAACCTTCAAGACGATTTAGGGCTTTTTGAACGTCGTCTGCATACTGTTGTTGCTGGACATTTAGCTTCTCCAGTCCACCCTGGAGATCCGAAGTGCTAACCCCCATGGCTACAGCGTTGTCTTGGAGCAATGCCACATCCTGCTGAATTTTGTCTACTAGCTGGGTTTCCTGGCTAAACTCCACTAATAGGCTGGCGACCGTCGTAGAAATAACCGTTAGCTCTTCTTCTAGTTGACCCTTTGTCACCAGTTCCCTTTCAATACGCTCTTTAAGCTCCACAGTTCTATTATCTAAAGCATGGATCCCCAAAAGGGACTGATTAATACTCTCATCTAGGGATACCGTAAGCTTCTCCACACTTTCCATGCGGTCAAGGAGCGCTTGGCGATCCTCATACCACCGGACTAGATCCTCACGGAACTCCGTAGACAGGCGTTTTAGCAGCACTAGATCTTCCTCAGTAAGTCCAGTGGGATCCTTTGCCGCCTTCTCAATCGCAGCAGCTATAACACTGGCTAGAGTATACCGGTCAACGGAATCATTGCCCCGGAAGGTCCCGTCTTCGAAAACAGGGATAATGCCCGCATCAACAAGCTGTTTGATCGCATCGTAGGCCCAGTGGCCAGGATCTACATCCTTAAACTGCCGAACCTGTGCTCCGCATGTGGCGGAAAATGTTAAGATCATTACTACTAGGACCAATACTCTCTTAGTCCGCATAATCAAGCTCCCCCTTACCGGAATCTATTTACAAAACTAATGTCAATTCACCGGTACCATAGTGATGGTCTGCGGAAGGGCCAATACATCGACTGGGTTACCCGCACCATCAATTACCTTTACTTCTTCCACCGCTATCTTTGTCGTCCCCGTTCCAACAGCAATAAAACGCAGTCGCACCAAGCTCCCAGAGGTGTTCCCTATGGCTCCGAGGGGGCTTCGGTCCCCTTCAATGCTCACAACACCATCAACGATGTTGTTCTTCAGCACAGCCCAGTGAAGCGGTGTGCGTCCTCCCTCACTCACATCAGTAAAGAGGGTGCCCCGTTCAACACCACCGGGCAGCAGACTCAACATAGTTGGATCGTAGGTTACAGACACCCTACCACCAAAAAAGCTTCCAATATCGTCTGCCATGACCTCCACTGTAACGAAGTCCCCTGGCGCAACTTCTTCACAGCTGTTTACGTAGACCTTAGGAAGCAGATCCTCAACATAGAGTTGGCCCGACAGCGTGGCATTGGTCGCATTGGAGGCTCGTCCCACAAAGGAATAGAAGTAACGAATCTTTCCTTGGTCATCCTTAGCCTTGTAGGCTAGATTAGGTCGCACAAACCAGCTAAGTGAAACCGACTCACCCGGCGTAAGGTTGCCTAAGTATTTCTCCTTCGTCTCCTTGTTTGCTAGCTGCAAAGTGGGACCGGTGAAATCAACCCAGACATTGTTTGCCACAAATCCCCCGTTATTGGTAACAGATACGACCACTTCATATAGACCTACTCCGCCGGAAAATCCCACAAGGCGCGGTGGTTGGGCCTCAACCTTCAGTCTTGGTGGTGGAATAACGGTAATCCCCCGGGTAACCGAGTTGGGATCGGTATTAAACGAACGGAGACGTACCGTGAAGAAAAGCTTATCCCCTGCAATTTGTGGATCAGGCTTCACTAACCAGTAGGTTTGTACCGTATCATGGACCGGTAGATCCCCTAATTCCTTTTGCAGTGAACCTGATTGTAACGTAAGCCCCGCTGGCAGCTCAAGGGTGGCCACAACATCCTTAGCAGTCGTCCGTCCGGTATTCTGGATATAGGCAACAATAGAGAATGGCTCTTCGTCTAAAGAGGGTACAACACTGGCAGGTGCTGTAACGCCCAGTGAGAGTTCCCCGGGTGCAATGGTGATGCCCCCTAAACCATAGTAAGTAACGTACTCGATCTCCTCACCCGGCCCGACGGTAACTGGATCCCAGAAAAGCGCCATGGCACTATCTTGTTCCCAATCACCAGCCCGGGTAAAATCTCGTCCTGGGTAAAACTCAAAATCCCACGGGCCATCGGCCAAGTCGCCCCAATTACTAAAGTACACCCGATCAGGTGTGGTGATGTCTGCTCCACTGAGGGTACCCTGAGCCATTACAGCCGGTTCAATCAAGGAATCAAATGCTTGCCAAAACTGAGGCATATCATCGGATGAGTAGAAGGTATCACTCTTTATCGCCTCATCCCCAATTCGGAAAGGTGCTCCGTCATTGGTCCCAAGCATTGTATCTAACATGATTCGTAGCCCCAGCCTTATTGGATCCTGCCCCTCATTAACCACCTGATATGAAATCCGCGCCGTATCCTCCAGCCCCGTGGTTGAACTTCGGGCAAAACTTAAAGTCTGGGTGACTAATGCGTCTGGA
This region includes:
- the miaB gene encoding tRNA (N6-isopentenyl adenosine(37)-C2)-methylthiotransferase MiaB — its product is MTVTLGCQANFHDSEKIAGYLIQCGHTLTQELDEADLVIYNTCCVRENPERKLYGQVGGLKAWKREKPGRLIGVCGCMVQQSAELPVIIKRLSHVDLIFGTHNIHRLPELLKRCLAGERVIEVWDKSDGVYIHPTFREDKLKAWVDVIHGCNNFCTYCIVPYTRGRERSRPVEHIIDEVKQLADAGIKEITLLGQNVNSYGKNLVGQPSFADLLGALDDIPGICRIRFMTSHPKDCSPQLIKALGQLEKVCEHLHLPLQAGSDRILKAMNRRYTRAYYLELVERIRSEVPQISLTTDLMVGFPGEDEEDFADTLSAVEQIRFDSAFTFIYSPRKNTKAAAMKGQVPDEVKSDRISRLIEVQNQISFEKNQKLIGTRQTVLVEGTSKDDAKKLSGRTRTNKLVLFPGDQNLWGKEVVIKVVGAGTWHLEGALEEAD
- a CDS encoding anaerobic sulfatase maturase, whose translation is MPAVNLLIKPASSSCNLRCDYCFYHSLAAMRSTPNYGTMSIETLENLVKRAFEFADGYCGFAFQGGEPTLAGLPFYERLIELQEKYRPRGVQVKNFLQTNGIVLDKEWAKFLKDHDFLVGLSLDGPKRIHDLHRKDIHGRGTFGQVMNAAQVLESYQVEFNILSVVNSTVARHPQRIYNFMKKQGFNYLQFIPCLDALDGEQTSFSLSAEDYGRFLCVLFNLYVKDLESTRPVSIRYFDNLIQMALGYPPEACDQQGHCSIQFVIEADGGVYPCDFYVSDAWYMGNINEASLVELSRSPAAKEFVRSSLDLIHDDCRKCRWYYLCHGGCRRRKEPVHSGQKNLDVFCPGFQMFFQYAEPTIQEVARRLSWRLQGR
- a CDS encoding DUF134 domain-containing protein; translation: MARPPKVRRVEFVPHATYFKPAGIPAKELEEIVLTVEEVEAMRLKDVEKLDQESCAASMHISRATFQRILTSAREKTANAIIDGKALRVSGGTYRYSPPSGGRGHRHQFGRRGQAGPGGGSSIERNKR
- a CDS encoding LysM peptidoglycan-binding domain-containing protein — protein: MRKFTFAAMMLVIVLTLCSTLAAAAVRTYQVKAGDTLYSISLRTGVSVSELMRLNNITNPDTLSVGQVLVLDQGLPQNGQTGNDDGLLGSLWSWTQNYGWIGIFLLLKSVGIL
- a CDS encoding stage II sporulation protein P, whose translation is MKRFIFSIILLILLFGALFLGGVLPIEEIPPNPINRPPYYVIVDEVDAKYLMYTEVTVRVGDELITGDNRLYRVVEVKGNRAKARFIREEILEDV
- a CDS encoding S-layer homology domain-containing protein — encoded protein: MRTKRVLVLVVMILTFSATCGAQVRQFKDVDPGHWAYDAIKQLVDAGIIPVFEDGTFRGNDSVDRYTLASVIAAAIEKAAKDPTGLTEEDLVLLKRLSTEFREDLVRWYEDRQALLDRMESVEKLTVSLDESINQSLLGIHALDNRTVELKERIERELVTKGQLEEELTVISTTVASLLVEFSQETQLVDKIQQDVALLQDNAVAMGVSTSDLQGGLEKLNVQQQQYADDVQKALNRLEGLMGTLTEENTGLATRLGLSESDLASLNSQVDSIQADVTSLRDSVKEMSWRISELEERSLEMDLNLSQLDDLMQKEIEDRQRQILELTDGLGELRELLGRNAEETAAILGELQVNLYTLEDVVGVLQPDLSSQLSGTRDELKKMLDAQSKSLEEHNKVLDTVQKTLSTHGLSLGEHKQTLLALQDLLATHGSLLEQQDAALTNLQQVTSQLQGEIDKIEEALSERDQVLAALQEYTGAQQAALSQQEKLLGELTDRFNLLADDHQRLTERQANAEATLTQRLVALEDSITALQREDERINKGLLEHQSALSDQGAKLADLEGQLGVLKQELAETRLELGLLGTDFEDGQSSITAKLEVISQKYDVLESDLQSLLADHQKLDSNVSSNLETMERRRIQELAGSEAKLQMEIKGLSSRVEDLGTQIEYLNTNLAEEVAAHVSGYRISESQLVDKLENLTQQFTSYRQTSNAHVEALEGKVKTMQLVAVLSLIIALIK
- a CDS encoding cellulosome anchor protein, yielding MPRKVVLLSCVFLLMVTAAVYGSSFWDNLPETLVLKNDYIAILVNLSEEGMARFSLSTTGGDPTRADDQNKQLLFGQERPRTSYTTVQINGTDYVFGGPSYRRGGRDVRFGALVDGPRIDKNGEAIITTYAFPDALVTQTLSFARSSTTGLEDTARISYQVVNEGQDPIRLGLRIMLDTMLGTNDGAPFRIGDEAIKSDTFYSSDDMPQFWQAFDSLIEPAVMAQGTLSGADITTPDRVYFSNWGDLADGPWDFEFYPGRDFTRAGDWEQDSAMALFWDPVTVGPGEEIEYVTYYGLGGITIAPGELSLGVTAPASVVPSLDEEPFSIVAYIQNTGRTTAKDVVATLELPAGLTLQSGSLQKELGDLPVHDTVQTYWLVKPDPQIAGDKLFFTVRLRSFNTDPNSVTRGITVIPPPRLKVEAQPPRLVGFSGGVGLYEVVVSVTNNGGFVANNVWVDFTGPTLQLANKETKEKYLGNLTPGESVSLSWFVRPNLAYKAKDDQGKIRYFYSFVGRASNATNATLSGQLYVEDLLPKVYVNSCEEVAPGDFVTVEVMADDIGSFFGGRVSVTYDPTMLSLLPGGVERGTLFTDVSEGGRTPLHWAVLKNNIVDGVVSIEGDRSPLGAIGNTSGSLVRLRFIAVGTGTTKIAVEEVKVIDGAGNPVDVLALPQTITMVPVN